A window of the Dermatophagoides farinae isolate YC_2012a chromosome 2, ASM2471394v1, whole genome shotgun sequence genome harbors these coding sequences:
- the LOC124499722 gene encoding uncharacterized protein LOC124499722, which yields MILNVYIFRDLKIQFFSVFFVFFQNMSYDDDDDVGVIGTPFPALEADEIVSRRLDVDQTVRDERGRRRFHGAFTGGFSAGYWNTVGSAEGFTPKIFKSSRKDKFNKDDFSSKPEDFMDDEDFGSFGIAPKKIHTKDDFVENFTLSSLKDSHLTFDEVIRSVFQSNKESIGKRLFRKMKRTAKLEQKDLYDDDEPVDMKTDDSHSATMISSKINRHGLGYKGMLNSKDLDSTSDNKRILDSGNAVLATMKSGKRLKITGEAFGYGALEEDDAMDIYSHDDLSRYDFEIGPVATTNKTKPKLKKPFATNQNATEIDGFKQFKENFNLFQNIKRKYAPPELPNGWKPRKIVEISNLNRKSRWDNVKNDTTIQSEPKQQKILNANLRAVILGENVVHKSGVAKSEQSKELEFSKTIKPAIITANVPISKTPLSGYFASKFTRSSSTTIDEDQLTAGLNTFENVSSTSSLLSDKKSTVETNQTAENLVPIRTVYEWHPHKIVCKRFGVQNPFPQFPDVVGIVCMRESDKSLNMIARTNLNQEKKSLFVNIFSELNSTTTTTNDIQPSSSSLSNKTSQSNDDDDKTVDDDKKRPATDLRPEIVENTINETEQQMQKPRPPIDLFKSIFASDEEEEEEENPTDSIENDNSISKQQSSGGIFAGIDFDQLNQNFDPRLDSTKSNVSIDKNDKQNVDEDDDDECYGPALPPVLLSNPESTSMASSSIHMINNDKHSKHKKIKKSKKMKKSKKKKSSSSTSKHYYHRKRKRHRSRSSSSSSDSNNDDNNYNESNIDQNVEDKLIDFIKKIKHH from the exons ATGATACTCaatgtttatatttttcgggatttaaaaattcaatttttttcagtttttttcgttttttttcaaaatatgtcatatgatgatgatgatgatgtgggaGTTATTGGCACACCATTTCCAGCATTAGAAGCAGATGAAATTGTCTCTCGAAGATTAGACGTCGATCAAACTGTACGAGATGAACGAGGAAGACGACGATTCCATGGCGCTTTTACCGGTGGTTTTTCTGCCGGTTACTGGAACACTGTCGGTTCAGCTGAAGGATTTACAccgaaaatttttaaatcatcacgtaaagataaattcaataaagaTGATTTCAGTTCAAAACCAGAAGACTTtatggatgatgaagattttggATCGTTTGGAATTGcgccgaaaaaaattcatactAAAGATGATTTTGTGGAAAACTTTACACTATCAa gTTTAAAAGATTCTCATCTAACATTCGACGAAGTGATAAGATCAGTTTTTCAATCGAATAAAGAATCGATTGGAAAACGATTATTTCGTAAAATGAAACGAACTGCTAAATTGGAGCAAAAagatttatatgatgatgatgaacctgTTGATATGAAAACTGATGATAGCCATTCGGCGACGATGATATCATCGAAAATTAATCGACATGGTCTTGGCTACAAAGGAATGTTGAATTCAAAAGATTTGGATTCCACAAGTGACAATAAACGAATACTTGATTCAGGAAATGCTGTTTTAGCCACAATGAAAAGTGGaaaaagattaaaaattACTGGCGAAGCTTTTGGTTATGGAGCGTTGGAAGAAGATGATGCTATGGATATTTATTCACATGATGATCTATCACGatatgattttgaaatcGGACCTGTTGCAACAacgaataaaacaaaacctAAACTGAAAAAACCTTTTGCTACCAATCAAAATGCCACTGAAATTGATGGtttcaaacaatttaaagaaaattttaatttatttcaaaatatcAAACGTAAATATGCACCACCAGAATTGCCCAATGGATGGAAACcaagaaaaattgttgaaatatcaaatttgaatcgaaaatcTCGATGGGATAATGTAAAAAATGATACAACAATTCAATCTGAAcctaaacaacaaaaaatactgAATGCAAATCTAAGAGCCGTAATCCTGGGTGAAAATGTCGTACATAAAAGTGGTGTGGCTAAATCTGAACAAAGTAAAGAATTGGAATTTTCCAAAACGATAAAACCAGCTATTATAACCGCAAATGTACCAATTTCAAAAACTCCTCTATCTGGATATTTTGCATCAAAATTCACACGAAGTTCATCCACAACGATCGACGAAGATCAATTGACAGCAGGACTAaatacatttgaaaatgtttcatcgacatcatctttattatcagataaaaaatcaacagtGGAAACGAATCAAACAGCTGAAAATTTAGTTCCTATCCGGACGGTTTATGAATGGCATCCACATAAAATTGTATGTAAAAGATTTGGTGTACAAAATCCATTTCCACAATTTCCCGATGTAGTCGGTATTGTTTGTATGCGTGAAAGTGATAAATCACTTAATATGATTGCTCGAACCAATTTgaatcaagagaaaaaatctttatttgtgaatattttttctgaattaaattcaacaacaacaacaacaaatgatattcaaccatcatcatcatcattatcgaacaAAACTAGTCaaagtaatgatgatgatgataaaaccgttgatgatgataaaaagaGACCAGCAACAGATCTAAGACCTGAAATAGTAGAAAATACAATAAATGAAACCGAACAACAAATGCAAAAACCGAGACCACCAATCGATCTATTTAAATCGATATTTGCAtctgatgaagaagaagaagaagaagaaaatccCACTGATTCGATAGAGaatgataattcaatttctaaacaacaatcatctgGTGGTATATTTGCAGGAATTGATTTCgatcaattaaatcaaaattttgatcCTCGTTTGGATTCAACAAAGTCCAATGTATCAatagataaaaatgataaacagaatgttgatgaagacgatgatgatgaatgttatGGACCAGCCTTACCACCCGTATTATTATCTAATCCTGAATCAACATCTATGgcttcatcatcgattcatatgatcaataatgataaacattcgaaacataaaaaaataaaaaaatctaaaaagatgaaaaaatccaaaaagaaaaaatcatcatcatccacatcaaaacattattatcatcgaaaaagaaaaaggcATCgatcacgatcatcatctagTTCGTCAGAcagtaataatgatgataataattacaaCGAATccaatattgatcaaaatgtggaagataaattaattgattttatcaaaaaaattaaacatcattaa
- the LOC124500140 gene encoding sin3 histone deacetylase corepressor complex component SDS3: MMNDYDYDIDNNHDYGDSDEDTEDASETESMKYYNDDGGYIGGNGGGGCGGIDEFDSTYEIKEQIYQDKLSHLESQLIHLENGSHPDYLRQLDNIDFDYRERSFFIECNFKLEQKLIENEYNIEESAAIKEFRDRKDELIESLISDLEEKKKIMETDNNLELVNDTSEPKTLTTRKLRRRPNDPTPLPDRRRRTSPAQINFLLEDSEINEDLKFISKILFSKSSNNHHRNSSNSQKNYTESDTVGIDARIDYGKLFYDKKWFHRGQNILLESSLDGTITPSIIVQIGSNEILVKKSNDSGNSTKIKVTLNDLHSKKYSIQRRT, from the coding sequence atgatgaatgattatgattatgatattgataataaccATGATTATGGTGATTCAGATGAAGATACTGAAGATGCAAGTGAAAcagaatcaatgaaatattataatgatgatggtggttatATTGGTGGCAAtggcggtggtggttgtggtggtatcgatgaatttgattcaacatATGAAATTAAAGAACAAATTTATCAAGATAAATTATCACATCTTGAAAGTCAATTAATACATCTAGAAAATGGTAGCCATCCTGATTATTTACGTCAATTAGATAATATTGATTTCGATTATCGTGAacgttcattttttattgaatgtaattttaaattagaacaaaaattaattgaaaatgaatataatattgAAGAAAGTGCTGCCATTAAAGAATTTCGTGATCGAAAAgatgaattaattgaaaGTTTAATTTCTGATCTtgaagagaagaaaaaaattatggaaaCCGATAATAATCTTGAACTAGTGAATGATACATCAGAACCGAAAACATtgacaacaagaaaattacGACGTCGTCCAAATGATCCAACACCGTTGCCGGACAGACGTCGACGAACATCACCAgcacaaataaattttcttcttgaaGACTCAGAAATCAATGaagatttaaaattcatcagTAAGATactattttcaaaatcatccaaTAACCATCATCGTAATAGTTcaaatagccaaaaaaattataccgAATCCGATACTGTGGGCATCGATGCACGAATCGATtatggaaaattattttacGATAAGAAATGGTTTCATCGTGGACAAAATATTCTacttgaatcatcattagatgGTACGATTACACCATCGATTATCGTACAAATTGGCAGTAATGAAATTCTAgtgaaaaaatccaatgattcCGGTAATTCAACAAAGATAAAAGttacattgaatgatttacatagtaaaaaatattcaattcaaagaagaacatga
- the Cth gene encoding cystathionine gamma-lyase isoform X1 has protein sequence MNAEKYYEENFETRAIHCGQDASQWNCRAVVPPVVLATTYQQTGPDVDSAYVYSRSGNPTRHSLEKCIASLEDAKYALTYASGLSTQMSITYLLSAGDHIVAGDELYGGTNRFFRTCASKFGLEIEYADFRQVDQVIDTIKSNTKLVWFETPTNPLLKVSDIRAVCDAVKQKNPKIIIVVDNTFMSPYFQKPLNLGADISMNSITKYMNGHSDVIMGCISTNDDELFKQLKYYQNGMSVGAVPSPFDCFLVNRGLKTLAVRMERHYKNALAIAKFLETHKKVKKVIYPALESHPDYEIARKQSNGFSGMMGMHICGDIENAKEFLSHLKVFTLAESLGAVESLIEIPSLMTHASIPKETREALGICDTFIRISVGIENVDDLIHDLDQALNKSEIVIPEGA, from the exons atGAATGCTGAAAAATattatgaagaaaatttcgaAACTCGTGCCATACATTGTGGACAAGATGCAAGTCAATGGAATTGTCGTGCCGTTGTACCACCAGTGGTATTAGCTACAACATATCAACAGACTGGTCCCGATGTTGAttcg gCTTATGTTTATAGCCGAAGTGGAAATCCAACTCGTCATTCGTTAGAGAAATGTATAGCTTCATTGGAGGATGCTAAATATG CTTTAACCTATGCATCGGGATTATCCACACAGATGAGCATTACATATTTGCTCAGTGCTGGTGATCATATCGTTGCCGGTGATGAACTTTATGGCGGTactaatcgattttttcgtACATGTGCATCAAAATTTGGCTTAGAAATTGAATATGCTGATTTTCGTCAAGTCGATCAAGTTATCGATACAATTAAAAGCAATACAAAATTGGTTTGGTTCGAAACACCAACAAATCCATTGTTAAAAGTTAGCGATATTCGAGCCGTTTGTGATGCTGTTAAGcagaaaaatccaaaaataatcataGTTGTGGACAATACATTTATGAGTccatattttcaaaaaccaTTAAATCTTGGTGCAGATATTTCGATGAATTCTATTACCAAATACATGAATGGCCATTCCGATGTTATTATGGGCTGTATAtcgacaaatgatgatgaattattcaaACAATTGAAGTATTATCAAAATGGTATGT CTGTCGGTGCTGTTCCATCACCATTCGATTGTTTTCTAGTGAATCGTGGATTGAAAACATTAGCTGTACGTATGGAACGTCATTATAAAAATGCTTTGGCCATAGCAAAATTTCTTGAAACACATAAAAAAGTTAAAAAAGTCATCTATCCAGCATTAGAATCACATCCAGATTATGAAATAGCCAGGAAACAAAGCAATGGTTTTAGCGGTATGATGGGCATGCATATTTGTGGTGATATTGAAAATGCCAAAGAATTTCTATCACATTTGAAAGTATTCACGTTGGCTGAAAGTTTAGGCGCTGTTGAAAGTTTGATCGAAATACCCAGTCTAATGACACATGCATCGATACCGAAAGAAACACGTGAAGCATTAGGTATATGTGATACATTTATTCGAATTTCGGTAGGCAtcgaaaatgttgatgatttaatcCACGATCTAGATCAAGCATTGAACAAATCAGAAATTGTTATACCAGAAGGTGcttaa
- the Cth gene encoding cystathionine gamma-lyase isoform X2, which translates to MNAEKYYEENFETRAIHCGQDASQWNCRAVVPPVVLATTYQQTGPDVDSAYVYSRSGNPTRHSLEKCIASLEDAKYALTYASGLSTQMSITYLLSAGDHIVAGDELYGGTNRFFRTCASKFGLEIEYADFRQVDQVIDTIKSNTKLVWFETPTNPLLKVSDIRAVCDAVKQKNPKIIIVVDNTFMSPYFQKPLNLGADISMNSITKYMNGHSDVIMGCISTNDDELFKQLKYYQNAVGAVPSPFDCFLVNRGLKTLAVRMERHYKNALAIAKFLETHKKVKKVIYPALESHPDYEIARKQSNGFSGMMGMHICGDIENAKEFLSHLKVFTLAESLGAVESLIEIPSLMTHASIPKETREALGICDTFIRISVGIENVDDLIHDLDQALNKSEIVIPEGA; encoded by the exons atGAATGCTGAAAAATattatgaagaaaatttcgaAACTCGTGCCATACATTGTGGACAAGATGCAAGTCAATGGAATTGTCGTGCCGTTGTACCACCAGTGGTATTAGCTACAACATATCAACAGACTGGTCCCGATGTTGAttcg gCTTATGTTTATAGCCGAAGTGGAAATCCAACTCGTCATTCGTTAGAGAAATGTATAGCTTCATTGGAGGATGCTAAATATG CTTTAACCTATGCATCGGGATTATCCACACAGATGAGCATTACATATTTGCTCAGTGCTGGTGATCATATCGTTGCCGGTGATGAACTTTATGGCGGTactaatcgattttttcgtACATGTGCATCAAAATTTGGCTTAGAAATTGAATATGCTGATTTTCGTCAAGTCGATCAAGTTATCGATACAATTAAAAGCAATACAAAATTGGTTTGGTTCGAAACACCAACAAATCCATTGTTAAAAGTTAGCGATATTCGAGCCGTTTGTGATGCTGTTAAGcagaaaaatccaaaaataatcataGTTGTGGACAATACATTTATGAGTccatattttcaaaaaccaTTAAATCTTGGTGCAGATATTTCGATGAATTCTATTACCAAATACATGAATGGCCATTCCGATGTTATTATGGGCTGTATAtcgacaaatgatgatgaattattcaaACAATTGAAGTATTATCAAAATG CTGTCGGTGCTGTTCCATCACCATTCGATTGTTTTCTAGTGAATCGTGGATTGAAAACATTAGCTGTACGTATGGAACGTCATTATAAAAATGCTTTGGCCATAGCAAAATTTCTTGAAACACATAAAAAAGTTAAAAAAGTCATCTATCCAGCATTAGAATCACATCCAGATTATGAAATAGCCAGGAAACAAAGCAATGGTTTTAGCGGTATGATGGGCATGCATATTTGTGGTGATATTGAAAATGCCAAAGAATTTCTATCACATTTGAAAGTATTCACGTTGGCTGAAAGTTTAGGCGCTGTTGAAAGTTTGATCGAAATACCCAGTCTAATGACACATGCATCGATACCGAAAGAAACACGTGAAGCATTAGGTATATGTGATACATTTATTCGAATTTCGGTAGGCAtcgaaaatgttgatgatttaatcCACGATCTAGATCAAGCATTGAACAAATCAGAAATTGTTATACCAGAAGGTGcttaa
- the LOC124499099 gene encoding LOW QUALITY PROTEIN: phospholipid-transporting ATPase IB-like (The sequence of the model RefSeq protein was modified relative to this genomic sequence to represent the inferred CDS: deleted 1 base in 1 codon), with protein sequence MMILFCFENFKCLMGKLDDSWPIITSLQSGQTPFSSSSSERFTIDECDSIKQKIGEKNEYKYKNNNNRKLATATTTTAKTNRKIYSINTPTTSTTDQRHRISRSRLIKSPSPTTTTSTTTRTKKSESMSPTIELRRLSSDQRSLTGRNGGGTGGSIWTRFFRRGSNPLMNYRIVKVTGPNRYDDNSIATAKYNIVTFIPKFLFEQFRKYANIFFLFIALMQQIPNVSPTGRYTTLVPLIFIMVVSALKEMFEDLKRHRADHKVNNSHTEVYEKSSFVQTKWKNLRVGDIVRVRKGQFFPSDLVILTSNEPNGICYVETANLDGETNLKSRSSVAVTDAICTTTDSDGRRKLNIQAFEPNKLLSSIINCDLPNKELYEFIGKIIIDNREYPISPENILLRGAKLRNTEWIIGCVIYTGHETKLMMNSLNKTILKQSYVEIMTNRQILALLGILIVICLISAICSVLWTQHNQSHWYIAELQSQVTANFFLILLTFIILYNNLIPISLQVTLEMVRFIQAHFINNDLEMYDADTDTPAMARTSNLNEELGQVRYILSDKTGTMTRNIMEFKKCSINGIIYDEENFNNLLTIIQQKHDGCEKVREFLTLLAVCHTVIPEPTTQPTENGSKFIYQASSPDEAALVKGAQKIGFEFLQRTPAKVVIDAMGKIEKFEVLNILPFNSDRKRMSTIIRTSEDRIKIYTKGADSIIQRRLCEQSLNDFSQTEINLTIFATDGLRTLCCAYNEIPDDKYDDWEKRYNKAILMPAASLDERTLRDQALNALMSEIEENLTLLGATAIEDKLQEGVPETIETLMRAGINIWMLTGDKLETATNISYSCRLLKNIQALESYHIVKDDTLDSCRESLVNAETKLYEHPEDFTLIIDSKPLGFCLQPQLRPTFMEVALKCRSVICCRVSPAQKAEIVDAVKQSTSSITLAIGDGANDVAMIRAANVGVGISGQEGLQAVHSSDYAIAQFRFLARLLLVHGSWSFSRVCKLILYSFYKNIALYVIELWFASVSAWSGQAVFERWSIGLYNVIFTAGPPLAIGLFDRICSDKVMLENPELYRDQSNIFSIKLFWFWIASAIWHSLVLFWLTYATISHDALWVNGRSDGGYLCFGNILYTYVVVTVCLKAALETNCWTLPTHLAIWGSIVSWFFFLIVYSRAWPTFPIGADISNIDRIIFTTTIFWLGLAIIPFVALLVDIIVKLVTRTCFKSLADRIIELELLKEMRARQHVSISERARLLINNFLPASRDTPQQQTSSSHDRVIVSSSIERIESLHPNATDIERDALHGYSFSQEERDPSSAVSHSSVIRLYPNTTKM encoded by the exons atgatgattttgttttgttttgaaaattttaaatgtttaATGG GAAAACTTGATGATAGTTGGCCTATCATAACGTCATTACAATCCGGACAAacaccattttcatcatcatcatcggaacGTTTTACAATTGATGAATGCGATTctattaaacaaaaaattggtgaaaaaaacgaatataaatataaaaataataataatagaaagttagcaacggcaacaacaacaacagcaaaaacgaatcgaaaaatttattcaatcaatactCCAACGACGTCAACAACTGATCAACGACATCGTATATCACGATCACGATTGAtaaaatcaccatcaccaacaacaacaacgtcaaCTActacaagaacaaaaaaatctgaatcaATGTCACCAACAATTGAATTACGTCGTCTTAGTAGTGACCAAAGAAGTTTAACTGGTCGAAATGGTGGCGGCACTGGCGGCAGCATTTGGACAAGATTTTTTCGTCGTGGTTCTAATCCATTAATGAATTATCGTATAGTCAAAGTTACTGGTCCAAAtagatatgatgataattcaataGCGACTGCAAAATATAATATCGTTACATTTATAccaaaatttctttttgaacAATTTCGAAAATATGCCAatatatttttcttattcattgCATTGATGCAACAGATACCAAATGTATCGCCAACAGGTCGTTATACAACACTAGTACCATTAATATTTATAATGGTTGTATCGGCATTGAAAGAAATGTTTGAAGATCTGAAAAGACATCGTGCCGATCATAAAGTGAATAATAGTCATACAGAAGTGTATGAAAAATCTTCGTTTGTACagacaaaatggaaaaatctaCGTGTTGGCGATATTGTTCGTGTACGGAAAggacaattttttccaagtGATCTAGTTATATTAACTTCTAATGAACCAAATG GTATCTGTTATGTTGAAACTGCCAATTTAGATGGTGAAACGAATCTAAAATCACGTTCATCTGTTGCCGTTACTGATGCCATTTGTACGACAACCGATTCTGATGGTCgaagaaaattaaatataCAAGCATTTGAaccaaataaattattatcatcaataattaattGTGATCTACCGAATAAAGAGCTGTATgaatttattggaaaaattataatcgataatcGTGAATATCCAATATCACCGGAAAATATATTATTACGTGGTGCAAAATTACGAAATACTGAATGGATAATTGGCTGTGTCATCTATACTGGCCATGAAAccaaattaatgatgaattcattgaacaaaacaatattgaaacaatcaTATGTTGAAATAATGACCAATCGTCAGATATTGGCATTGTTAGGCATTCtgattgttatttgtttgatatcAGCAATATGTTCAGTACTATGGACACAACATAATCAATCACATTGGTATATAGCCGAATTACAATCACAAGTTacagccaatttttttctcatattaCTTACATTTATTATactttataataatttaatacCAATTTCATTGCAAGTTACATTGGAAATGGTACGATTTATACAGGCtcattttattaataatgatctGGAAATGTATGATGCCGATACCGATACACCAGCAATGGCAAGAACATCAAATCTTAATGAAGAATTAGGACAGGTTCGTTATATTTTATCAGATAAAACTGGCACTATGACTAGAAATATAatggaatttaaaaaatgttcaatcaaCGGTATAAtttatgatgaagaaaatttcaataatttattgacaattattcaacaaaaacatgatGGTTGTGAAAAAGTTCGTGAATTTCTTACATTATTAGCCGTATGTCATACGGTGATACCGGAACCTACTACACAGCCAACGGAAAATGGAtcgaaatttatttatcaggCATCAAGTCCAGATGAAGCAGCATTAGTGAAAGGAGCACAAAAAATTGGATTCGAATTTTTACAGAGAACACCGGCAAAAGTTGTGATTGATGCAATgggaaaaattgaaaaatttgaagtACTAAATATACTACCATTCAATTCGGATAGGAAAAGAATGTCGACAATAATTCGAACATCAGAGGATAGGATAAAAATTTATACAAAAGGTGCcgattcaattattcaaCGTAGACTTTGTgaacaatcattgaatgatttttcacAAACAGAAATCAATCTAACAATATTTGCCACTGATGGATTGCGAACATTATGTTGTGCTTATAATGAAATTCCGGAtgataaatatgatgattgggAAAAACGTTACAATAAAGCAATACTTATGCCAGCCGCTTCGTTAGATGAAAGAACATTACGTGATCAAGCATTGAATGCATTAATGTCC GAAATTGAAGAGAATCTTACATTACTTGGAGCAACAGCTATTGAAGATAAATTACAAGAAGGTGTACCAGAAACTATTGAAACATTGATGCGTGCTGGTATCAATATTTGGATGCTAACCGGTGATAAACTTGAAACGGCTACCAATATTAGCTATAGTTGtcgtttgttgaaaaatattcaagcATTAGAAAGTTATCATATTGTCAAAGATGATACACTTGATTCTTGTCGTGAATCATTGGTAAATGctgaaacaaaattgtatGAACATCCAGAAGATTTTACTTTAATTATTGATA GTAAACCATTGGGTTTTTGTCTACAACCACAATTAAGACCAACATTCATGGAGGTGGCATTAAAATGTCGATCAGTAATCTGTTGTCGTGTATCACCAGCACAGAAAGCAGAAATTGTCGATGCAGTTAAACAATCGACAAGTTCAATTACATTAGCCATTGGTGATGGTGCCAATGATGTAGCGATGATCCGAGCTGCTAATGTTGGTGTTGGAATATCAGGACAAGAAG gTTTACAAGCCGTACATTCATCGGATTATGCAATTGCTCAATTTCGTTTTCTTGccagattattattagttcATGGATCATGGTCATTTTCCCGTGTATGCAAGCTTATATTGTATTCATTCTATAAAAATATTGCTTTATACGTCATTGAACTTTGGTTTGCATCGGTTTCTGCTTGGAGCGGTCAAGCGGTTTTTGAACGATGGTCAATCGGTCTTTACAATGTTATATTCACTGCAGGACCACCACTTGCCATTGGTCTTTTTGATCGTATATGTTCCGATAAAGTTATGCTTGAAAATCCTGAACTTTATcgtgatcaatcaaatattttcagTATCAAATTATTCTGGTTTTGGATTGCTTCAGCTATTTGGCATTCATTGGTTCTTTTTTGGCTAACATATGCTACAATTAGTCATGATGCATTATGGGTCAATGGAAGATCTGATGGTGGTTATCTTTGTTTTGGAAATATCCTATACACCTATGTAGTTGTcactgtttgtttgaaagCTGCATTGGAGACAAATTGTTGGACACTACCCACACATCTTGCAATATGGGGATCAATTGTTTCTTGgttcttttttcttatcgTTTATAGTCGTGCATGGCCAACGTTTCCAATTGGTGCTGATATATCAAATATTGACCGAATTATCTTCACTACAACTATCTTTTGGCTTGGTTTGGCCATAATACCATTTGTTGCATTACTAGTCGATATCATTGTCAAATTAGTGACACGTACCTGTTTCAAATCTTTAGCCGATCGAATTATTGAATTAGAATTGCTCAAAGAAATGCGTGCACGTCAACATGTATCAATCAGTGAACGTGCACgtttattgataaataattttctacCAGCCAGTAGAGAtacaccacaacaacaaacatcatcatcacatgatCGTGTAATTGTTTCTTCATCGATCGAAAGGATAGAATCATTACATCCTAATGCTACAGATATTGAAAGAGATGCATTACATGGTTATTCATTCTCACAAGAAGAACGAGATCCATCTAGTGCCGTTTCACATTCAAGTGTAATCAGATTATATCCAAATACAAccaaaatgtaa